One Vigna unguiculata cultivar IT97K-499-35 chromosome 7, ASM411807v1, whole genome shotgun sequence genomic region harbors:
- the LOC114191266 gene encoding protein MAIN-LIKE 2-like, translated as MSLLRLQHEHITHDLWEGRERVLRPRRVGVWILNNQDILDPRVINLIQRTGFGHALYIPDMDVNHFLISSLLERWRSETHTFHFPHGETTVTLEDVVVLLGLPIDGDVVIGPTTVQDIFATFHEHLGVIPPPTVIRGNSIRVSWLNSTFQQLPPNANNEVIAQYARAYILTLIGSIFVYTQFRPGE; from the coding sequence ATGTCACTACTTCGGCTTCAACACGAACATATCACTCACGACTTATGGGAAGGACGGGAACGAGTTCTTAGACCGAGAAGAGTTGGAGTTTGGATACTAAACAACCAAGACATACTTGATCCCcgtgtcataaatttaattcaacGGACTGGATTCGGACACGCCTTATATATCCCGGACATGGATGTCAACCACTTCCTCATCAGTTCTTTATTAGAAAGGTGGAGATCAGAAACTCACACATTTCACTTCCCCCATGGAGAGACTACTGTGACACTAGAGGATGTAGTCGTCCTCCTTGGCCTACCGATAGACGGAGATGTGGTCATTGGTCCCACTACGGTTCAGGACATATTCGCCACCTTCCATGAACACCTAGGTGTCATCCCACCACCGACGGTGATAAGAGGGAACTCAATTAGAGTTTCTTGGTTAAACTCTACTTTCCAACAGCTTCCACCGAATGCAAACAATGAGGTTATTGCTCAATATGCGAGAGCGTACATTCTCACATTGATTGGAAGCATTTTTGTctacacccaatttcgtccgggtgaataa
- the LOC114191265 gene encoding uncharacterized protein LOC114191265, giving the protein MTDQLNQYPDILSDFSEDELVTNQYTVHTTDHSGSSSHTSLQASNPVTENSLCVGMSFDTKESTVSCIKQYHIDNGYRFVVVESKSEKFICRCVDYKKGCPWRLRAPYSKRSLNWEIRKIDGSHTCLSTMQPADHVNLDSNQIGSIVMNSVKENPSIPIKSLIAEIKNCFGYSVSYDKAWNGKQKALAKEFGDWEESYNKLPRWYQAVQQSNPGTIIQCTGSPVQVSGQLDPSCYIMERVFWSFGPCIQGFNYCKPVVQVDRTFMTGRYQGTLLTTLAQDGSRNIFPLAFAIVEGETKEALIWFFQLLREHVTPQSNLYLITDRGKGILATLQSEEVQWEADGLQSVYCIHHIASNFNKKFKNHELKNQLKNMAYEVKQPILDAKLAALRSYSPEVASWIDMIPLQKWTQAYDGGSRFGHMTTNLA; this is encoded by the exons ATGACAGATCAGTTGAATCAATATCCAGATATTTTGTCTGATTTTAGTGAAGATGAGTTGGTTACCAACCAATATACAGTCCATACAACGGATCATAGTGGGTCATCAAGTCACACCTCACTTCAAGCTTCAAATCCAGTGACTGAAAATTCACTATGTGTTGGCATGTcttttgacacaaaagagtCCACAGTGTCATGTATCAAGCAATACCATATTGACAATGGTTATagatttgttgttgttgagagCAAATCTGAAAAATTTATATGTCGATGTGTCGACTACAAAAAAGGTTGCCCGTGGCGTTTACGGGCTCCTTATAGCAAGCGAAGTTTGAATTGGGAAATTAGAAAGATTGACGGATCACACACCTGTTTGTCAACCATGCAACCTGCAGATCATGTCAACCTTGATTCCAACCAAATTGGTTCTATTGTGATGAACTCTGTAAAGGAAAATCCTTCCATACCTATCAAAAGTTTGATAgctgaaattaaaaattgtttcgGATATTCAGTATCATATGACAAAGCCTGGAATGGTAAGCAAAAAGCGCTTGCTAAGGAGTTCGGAGATTGGGAAGAGTCTTACAATAAACTTCCCAGGTGGTATCAAGCTGTACAACAAAGCAATCCCGGCACAATAATTCAATGCACTGGATCTCCTGTACAAGTAAGTGGCCAACTTGACCCTTCTTGCTATATTATGGAACGCGTATTTTGGTCTTTTGGACCATGCATCCAAGGGTTTAACTATTGCAAGCCAGTTGTCCAAGTAGATCGGACATTTATGACAGGAAGATATCAAGGGACATTGCTAACAACACTAGCTCAAGATGGGTCACGTAACATATTCCCTTTGGCCTTCGCAATAGTGGAAGGAGAAACAAAGGAGGCCTTAATATGGTTTTTTCAACTCTTAAGGGAGCATGTTACACCACAATCAAATCTCTACTTGATAACAGACAGGGGGAAAGGCATATTGGCAACCCTACAATCTGAAGAAGTACAATGGGAAGCAGATGGACTGCAATCAGTATACTGCATACATCATATTGcttcaaatttcaacaaaaaattcaagaatcaCGAATTAAAGAACCAGTTAAAGAATAtgg CTTACGAGGTGAAACAACCCATATTGGATGCTAAATTGGCAGCTTTGAGATCCTATTCACCAGAAGTGGCATCTTGGATTGACATgataccactacaaaaatggactCAAGCCTACGATGGAGGTAGTAGATTCGGGCACATGACAACAAACCTGGCATAA